The nucleotide sequence GGGATCCTTATAGCTTATTTACACAAATTACgatttatttcataaatatcTGCCCGGGTACCTGCAGGGCTCCCCCCACTGTACCAGCTCTGCGCAGTGGTGGCTGCTGAGGTGGTTCATTTcccatgttttgtttcttatttcttttttgttgctgttgtttatttttttcttcccccccccccttgcccAGATGAGGTTTTTAGCCCCAGTCACCTACCCGGGGCTGAGGCTGGGGTAGGGGACACCCTGTCCATAGGGTGCCTCCATGCCGGCTTGTTGCCCCCACCCAGAGCTGCCCAGTGCCCAGAGAGGGGGAGtagaggggctgggggggctctgCAGCCACATTGGAGTGGGAGAGAGCCACTCCCAGCCCCACAGttgggggagaggagggtgaGCCCTGCGCTCCCACCTCttgctcccagctctgggatGATGGGTCCACTTGACCAGGGGGCTCCATCTCTCTGCACCAGCCCCTCTGTTCGCCATCTGCCCCCACTCCTCGCTCcacaataaatatttatccTGTGCTGTACAAAATACCAGTGCTTCTCCACCCCACCGGGAGGGCTTGCTACCTGCCCCCCCTTGGTCACTTGGGGGACTCCCTGCCGGGTGACAGCTCCCGCTGGCTCTCCAGCCCGCTCACCAGTCTCTGGATGTTTTGCAGTTCGTTGAGGGACTCCTTCAGGGAGCCTTTGGGGGAGGCAGCGGGGCGCTGGCTGCCCCCCTTGTGGAGGGGCAGCTCGGGGAGGGGGCTGGATTCCCGGCTGCTGCCGGCCTTGGAGCCCTCGGAGCCGGGGTTGATGCTGGCGGGCAGACCGGTGGTCAGCAGGTTGGTGCTGGGTGGGATGGTGACCGGGAGCTGGTAGGGGCTGAAACGCAGGCGGGGCCggctgctgcccaggaaggGGTTGCGGGAGAGCGGCCCCGTGGCGGTGGCGCTGGTGGCCGGCATGGCCGAGGCGGCTGCCGCGGCAGCTGCCATGTAGGTGTAGGGGTAGGGGAAGAGTCCGCCGAAGGTGGGCATTGGGATTCCCTgcggagagagagagagaaggagcagTGAGAGCCGTGCTGATGCTCGTCTGCACCAACCCCCCCGCTTCCTGCCTGACCCCGAGCCACGTTCCCCAGAGAAAGCCAAGGGAAAGCTGGGGCACTCTGGTTGTCATCCTGAAACCACAGCACCGAGATATCCCTGTGGGAAGGGTTGAGGGAGGTAGGGTAAAGCTGGGAAATCCCATCTGCCCTgcaccagcctgggctggtgctgctgggcacaAACCCCTCTCCAGGACCTGCCTTGTCGTTGCCCCTGTGCCACCCAGCACACGGCATGTCCCTGTCTGTGCAGCATCACAGACCTTTAACCACATTAAAACACATCATTAAGCAGGATCAATAAATTAGGGGAGTTCAAAGGCGTCTTTATGCACTTCATGGTAGGGGCTGGCAAAGGCGACACAAAGACAGGCAATATGGGAGTCACTTTGGGGCTGGCCGGAGGAtggggggctgctggaggggacagCTAGGCCAGGCAGGGCCACAGCTCTTGACTTTCCTCCTGCCTAAGGGGGAACCATGttagctgcaaaaataaatgaaaaaatcacGATTCCTCCTCAAATCAGCCCTGAGGCCAACCTTCAAAATGTCCCCCACTTCCTGCCTGTGTCACACCAGGGGTTCCTTGTTCCCAAGGACTGCAGGGGGCACAGGGAATGCTGGGGGCACCAACAGCTCCTGACCTGTGCTGGGGCCACCTGGTGTGTCCCCACACTGGGGGTGGTGCCAGCTAGGCTTGACTCATGCCCCTGAAGCACTCTGCTCATTCAGGGACCTCTggggaaggacatggagaggGGGGCCCAGGGCCTGGCTGAAcactggggatggggacagggatacAAGGTGGGCACAGGGGCTTACCTGAGAGGCCAGCATGTGCTGGGAGAggtggaaagggaagggggTGGCCGTCCCTGCTGTGCCCGGGGCAGATGAGAGGGCTCCGTTCTCCAAGCTGCCCCCACCGGTCACTGAGGCCAGCAAGTGTCCCATGCCCATGGCAGAGAAGGCGCCGGGGGCCATGGCGAACTGTCCCGGGTGGATGAAGAggggctgcccagcacccaAGGGGCTGAAGAACTGCTGCCCATGGAGGCCAGAGagtgccaggctctgcaggtGCCCGGCGCTCAGGTGCGGGGGGCTGTCCGTGTGCACCATCAGCGGGGCAAAAGCCTCCTTGCCCAGCGCGCTGCCCTCCGCGTCCTTCTTCCCTGGGTCCGGCTCTTTCCTCCGTCCTTCCACTTTGTCCTTCTCCAGGCCCCGTGCGCCAAACAAACCCTCGCCGGGACCTTCCCGGGGGGATGCACCATCCTTGACCTTCTCCGGGCTGCGTCTCTCCTTGCTCCGCTCCTCTGGGCACCAAGGGCTGCCGCGGGAGGTCGCGTCCTCCCCACCGGGACTGGCCGCTGCCACCGGCCGCTCCTCGGGCGCCTTCTCCACCTCAGCGTCGCTGTCAGGCCCCGGCTTCTCCTCTGCAAAGGGATGGAGGTCAGAGGGTCAGAGCAGAAACACCCAGGGGAGACAAGGAGCAGGTCGCCCTGGTGTCGGGGGATTGTGGCGGCAAAATCCCAGCCGTTATTAACGGGACAAACTCATGTTGGGGGCAGGAACGGGCCCTCGTGCCGCGCGGTCACTCTGGGGAAAGGGGATTAACAGCAgcagtcctgctgctctgccaaacaggaaaaacatgttTGATGGAGGACCAACATCTATTACAGCATCGCTCTCGTTAGCTGCAAACTCAAAGGGGGCTGCAAAGTGGGGGATGATGAGGGCGGGTGGACAGTGCTGGAGGAAATGGTCCTCTGTAGATTTAATTACATGGAGCTGATCAACAGCGCGCCGTGGATTTATTCCAAATGTGCAGGTTGAGGCAGGTTAAAGGGGCAGTTTTAAGGCAAGAACTACGGTGCCGCCTTTCCGAAAAGgggctttaattaaaaaaaaaaagcaacacacaacAGCCCATCGAGCTCCTGGAGTAAGAAGGGAGATGAGAGGAGAGGGGATGGTGAGGGGAGCAAGAGCCCCTGCCCGACCGGCTCCCGCTAAACGAAAACAACATTTTGGTGCGGGTTAGGTGaagctctgcaggctggggcGAATATTCGGAGAAGCCTTTGAAAGAGGAGAGGGGTGTAATAAACCCTCCCACCAGCTcggggcaggggggggttgCAGTTTTGATGAAGTTTTGCAGGGAATCGGCTGGTGGAAAGTTTGAAGAGTAGCAGATTGATAGTGCGGCAAGACAAAACCCAGCATCTAAAAACTGCAACGTGGGAActgctggtttattttcatttactaGCTTGAAGCCCTGGAGTTACAAcatgtttttcccctttcaaataattccttttcttctttttcttttttttctcccccaacccctctttttttttttccaggagagtCTGAGCTAGTCATGAAAGGCACCAGCAAGGAGCAAGGCACAGGCTGCTTTGCCATTTTTTCGTGTTTACCCTAAATTATAAACAGGAAAACATCGTAACCCGTGAATGCCATTCGcctttactctgctcttgtcCTTCGAACTCTCCGTTCCCATTCTcacctgtttattttttcccccctaatgGTCTGCAACCTGCACCCAAGAGGGAGCAGAAACCCAGAGTTTGGGGAAATTTAAGAACTGCgcttccctccagctcccaTCACCTCCCACACCGGGATGCAGGAAGCTGGAGGGGAGAGCGGGTACCGAGCCGGGGGATTGTCCATTTACCTCTGCCGGTGCCCTTCAGGcgcagggggctggggaggggtccCACTGGGGAGTGGAGGGCGTCGCGCACGGCGGAGGGCTCGCAGGAGGAGGCGTCCGACTCTCCGCCGTCTCGGTCGGGCTTGCAGGGCTCCTCATACATCCGCAGAGACGGCAGCGAGAGCTGCTTCCTACGGGGCGAGAAGCAGCGTCGGGCAGCGCCCGGGCCCCCCTGCGCGAGGCGAGGGGACACATACAAGCACCACTTACCTCTTTTCCCTCCGGCCATTGCCCGTGTCCCGAAAGCCCTTGGCGAAGGGGTTGTTATCGATTTTCAGCTGGGTGATCTGCGGAGTGGGGGGAagatggagaaaaggaggcGGCGTGAAGCCCTTCCCGCCCCCCCGCACCCTTTCCCGCCGCCGTCGGGGAGCCCGGGGTGCGCTGCGCAAGCTCGCGTCCCCGCTTTAACACACCGCATGGTTTATTAAAAATGATGCTGAGGTTTAGCCTTGAATAATTAATAGAGGCTTAATGATAGGAAGTTATTTTTCACGGCCCCCCGGAGGGAAGATGGCGACTGAGCCGCGCGGCGCTGGTTAAAAGCTATTCTTATCCCTGCCCGCCACGGGCTTCTGGGGAAGGCGACATTAGGGCGCTCAATAATGCATGGATCTGAAACACGGCCCCGAGAGGAACCCTAGAAAAAGACtgggctgccctgccccgccAAACCCCCTCCCAGTCGCCCCGGCCCGCAGCAGCCCCTGGCCCGACGGGACCCACCGGCCGGCGGCTGCCCCGTGGAGCTTGCGGCGGCCGGGCAGACAAAGTGCTCTTTAATCGATTGTGACTCTTCGCCATAAACTTTACGAGGGAAACAAgcccaccaggaccctcagACAGAGCTGTCAATTAGCATGAGCAGCCAGGGGTGGAGGTGGGGGTCAGCTTTTGgcttaaaacacacacacacaacccttGGAGGGGGCCAGCAGAGGCTCTCCACTCCCCACCGGGCTCTCCAGGCTCCTCTGCTCAGAGAGTGACACTTGCTAAATCACGAAAGCAACTAAAATTAGCTTATCTGACTCTATTTTTTTGGCGCAGGGCACCTTCTCCATGAGGCTGCCCAGGCCAtggtgctgctctctgcaccCTGGGCCTGCAGCAGAAAGTCCCACGGCCCAGAAAAGCTGCAACTACATCCAGGAGGACGttattaatagtaataatagaaatacaaataacagcaatagtaatagtaataataatagcagTACAAAAGGTGCCTCCTGCTCTGAGGGTTTGGGGATTCACCTTTCTTCTGGTGCTGCGTTTTGGCCCTAAAAATGGCTTCACACACACGCACAAATACACCCTGCTAAGGGGTAAGGGATGGGACAGGGTTGAGAGTAGGGGGACAAGGAATAAGCAGgaagggagcaggcaggaggggagggcagggagacaAGAGGGGCTGCCCGCCCGTACCTTGTCGTTCTGGTAGGCAGTGACGGCGATGAAATCGGTCTCGGGGAACACGTAGGTACGGAAGGTGCTGTAGGGCAGCTTGAGGATGTCGTTGGCCCGGACTATGTGGAACCTGGGCTGGTACTTGTGCATGGAGTTCAGGATGGTCTGGGGGGGCGAGAGAGGGCAGCCCGTGGCTGCAGTCAGCCCCACCATCCACCTTACCCGCGCGCCTAGCTACCTccctaaacaaaaataataatccatttTCTCCcgaaaacaacccccaaaaaataGAAATTCACCGTGAGGAAGGAATGCCGGCGGATGCCAGagggagatttatttttttgttgtttatgcCGCTGCACGATCTGCCCCCAAATAAGGAGGCCAGGAGaaggcaggcacagcagcaTCTTTGCGGGTGTTAAACACGGCAataaagcagcaagaaaagggATCTCCTAGTTTTATTACAACCCTGCCAACGCCAGGAGAGTTTTCGACACGTTTCTCGCCACTTTTCATATTTCcgtccttaaaaaaaaatagaaaaacaaaactactcCACCTCaccaccacagaaaaaaaaataacgtTAAAAAGCCTCTCGGTTGGTGCCGGTGGCGGCAGAAACCGgtgccagctccagccagcGCGACGTGAAAGGAGCGTTTCACCATGAGCCATGTTAAATTTATGTCTCAGAGCGACGCTGcagaaaggacatttttttttttttttttttcaaccaggTGTCTGAAAGCCTCGCCAACACTCAAAGCCATTCTCTGCCCTCGcgtgtttggggattttttcttctttgcttttttttttttctttttctttctccgGCTtatattattatcattattattattttttaaaaatttattattattattttaaatccgAATCTACAGCGATTTGGCTGAGGATTTTCGGAAGCGGCTGAACCATCCCAAGCCGCGCCCCCGGGGGCCGCTCCGACCCCCCCCCTATCCCCTCACCGGCAACATTTTCCTGCCCGATAGCGATTAAATAATTCCCCAGCCTGCTGTGGTCGGGCTGAAATACAGTATTCACAGCCCGGAATTGGTATGGGGAACAGCGAAACCTTGAGTAATCCTTGTCAAATAACGTCGGCCAAATGGCTAAATAATTATCACTTCATTTCGTTTTAGaaggagatatatatatatatatccctcTTTTTTTACCCCAGCAATAATCACCTGCTGATGAACTGTCGGATCGCTATTATATTAATATCATCTAAACGGGTTTTATCATTAAAATGGTGCAAAAAGTCTCATTCAGGCGTGCAAATCtgcattcctttaaaaaaaataataaaaaaaatcacgCGTCTCTGGCCAGATGGACACTGGCTAAACCCTCATCTCCCAGATTTAACACAACCCGGATTTTGGACAACGACAGATACCAGAAATCTTTAATGGAAGGAGGCGAACCGTTCAAAACGCTGAATCAAACTAGGTTTTTCCctcagtatattaaaaaaaaaagcgcGCTATTTTTTAGACTCCCTCTCTATCGATTTACCTTGCTGTCTATAAATAACCCTGCAATGTATTATTTAACAAAGACGCTGTTTCCtgccttaaaaagaaaacaaaatatggaaagagagaaaacttcccggggagctgctcagctctttCCCACCTGAGCTCCGGGTCCCGCCGCCcggagcggggctgccccgcggcTCCACCGGCCTCGGGTTCTCACTATTTACCTTATCACCAACGTCGGAGGATGAACTTTCCCCTTATCGCCCTAAAAGCCTGTCCAGAGGTTAGAGATGACCAGCTTGAGGGCTGTgattcccccccccacccctcgcATTCACCCAGGATCACGCTCCACTCGCGTCTTGACCCTGTGGATCTCTGCAATTTGCCAACAAGCTTCcgtttccttctttcctcctctctctatttttgtctttctttttgggttgttgaggttttttgctttagttttggtttagctggtttttattttgttttcgaattttgttgttgttgttgttgttgtgggtggtttttgttttttttttttgttttgtttttttttttttaccgcAGGGAGAGGATGCAAAATACGACcaataaggaaataaataggGGCGTTTTGGAGTCTTTCAGAAGCAGCCGGTGTGAAGCCGAGCCTGCCAAaggctcccagccctgctcccggCCGAGGAAACCCAGCACAGGTGCCACCGTTCCCAGCACCATTACCCCCTGCCCGGCCCGCACCTGCCCggccgcagccccgccgccctGTCAGGGCTGTCCTCGCTGGCCTCAGCCCCTCACATCCACCCACCTCCCTCTCCAAAATCCCGCTCCTCGCAGAACCCCGAGGGCCTGGGAAAGGCGTTCAGGAAAGGCCTCAGAGGCCGGGGATGCGGGAGCCAAGGGGACCCTTAGGCTGTCCGCAAGCCAGTACTCTCATTTCCCCCGTGGGGGGCGGCCCCACGACGGCGGGACCTGCCCCTCGGTGCCGGGCAGGAGCAGAGGCCGGGGAGGCTGCGGGAGAGCCAGGCCACTGCAGGGCCCGGTAACGCCCCGCAGTCCAGCCCGGCTCTGGGTGTGCTGCTGACGGGGGGAGAAGCCGTGAAAGCCACCCCCAGGCAAAGCAggg is from Apus apus isolate bApuApu2 chromosome 18, bApuApu2.pri.cur, whole genome shotgun sequence and encodes:
- the TBX2 gene encoding T-box transcription factor TBX2, with translation MRDPAFPGTAMAYHPFHAPRPADFPMSAFLAAAQPSFFPALALPPAALAKPMPDPGLAGAAEAGLHVSALGHHHQAAHLRSLKSLEPEEEVEDDPKVTLEAKELWDQFHKLGTEMVITKSGRRMFPPFKVRVSGLDKKAKYILLMDIVAADDCRYKFHNSRWMVAGKADPEMPKRMYIHPDSPATGEQWMAKPVAFHKLKLTNNISDKHGFTILNSMHKYQPRFHIVRANDILKLPYSTFRTYVFPETDFIAVTAYQNDKITQLKIDNNPFAKGFRDTGNGRREKRKQLSLPSLRMYEEPCKPDRDGGESDASSCEPSAVRDALHSPVGPLPSPLRLKGTGREEKPGPDSDAEVEKAPEERPVAAASPGGEDATSRGSPWCPEERSKERRSPEKVKDGASPREGPGEGLFGARGLEKDKVEGRRKEPDPGKKDAEGSALGKEAFAPLMVHTDSPPHLSAGHLQSLALSGLHGQQFFSPLGAGQPLFIHPGQFAMAPGAFSAMGMGHLLASVTGGGSLENGALSSAPGTAGTATPFPFHLSQHMLASQGIPMPTFGGLFPYPYTYMAAAAAAASAMPATSATATGPLSRNPFLGSSRPRLRFSPYQLPVTIPPSTNLLTTGLPASINPGSEGSKAGSSRESSPLPELPLHKGGSQRPAASPKGSLKESLNELQNIQRLVSGLESQRELSPGRESPK